From Sceloporus undulatus isolate JIND9_A2432 ecotype Alabama chromosome 6, SceUnd_v1.1, whole genome shotgun sequence, one genomic window encodes:
- the FZD1 gene encoding frizzled-1: MVEQWGAGRRSRPPGLGLGLGGLLLLLLLQLLLCPEAEGQPQQPPAQQPPLQPQANGGERGISVPDHGYCQPITIPLCTDIAYNQTIMPNLLGHTNQEDAGLEVHQFYPLVKVQCSAELKFFLCSMYAPVCTVLEQALPPCRSLCERARLGCEALMNKFGFQWPDTLRCEKFPVHGAGELCVGQNTSDQRGTPTPSLRPELWTSHPHLRAGAGSHLAERSGRFTCPRGLQVPSYLNYHFLGEKDCGAPCEPGRPYGLMYFGPEELRFARTWVGIWSVLCCASTLFTVLTYLVDMKRFSYPERPIIFLSGCYTAVAVAYVAGFLLEEKAVCNERFVDDGIGGGLRTVAQGTKREGCTILFMMLYFFGMASSIWWVVLSLTWFLAAGMKWGHEAIEANSQYFHLAAWAVPAIKTITILALGQVDGDVLSGVCFVGINNVDALRGFVLAPLFVYLFIGTSFLLAGFVSLFRIRTIMKHDGTKTEKLEKLMVRIGIFSVLYTVPATIVIACYFYEQAFREQWERSWFAQSCKSYAIPCPSSHHHPPMSPDFTVFMIKYLMTLIVGITSGFWIWSGKTLNSWRKFYTRLTNSKQGETTV; this comes from the coding sequence aTGGTGGAGCAGTGGGGCGCCGGGCGCCGCAGCCGCCCtcctgggctggggctggggctgggggggctcttgctgctgttgctgctgcagctgctgctgtgtCCCGAGGCTGAAGGCCAGCCCCAGCAGCCCCCCGCCCAGCAGCCCCCCCTGCAGCCCCAGGCCAACGGCGGGGAGAGGGGCATCTCGGTGCCGGACCATGGCTACTGCCAGCCCATCACCATCCCGCTCTGCACAGACATCGCCTACAACCAGACCATCATGCCCAACCTGCTGGGCCACACCAACCAGGAGGACGCCGGGCTGGAGGTGCACCAGTTCTACCCCTTGGTGAAGGTGCAGTGCTCGGCCGAGCTCAAGTTCTTCCTCTGCTCCATGTATGCCCCGGTCTGCACCGTCCTGGAGCAGGCGCTGCCCCCCTGCCGCTCGCTCTGCGAAAGGGCCCGCCTGGGCTGCGAGGCCCTCATGAACAAGTTCGGTTTCCAGTGGCCGGACACCCTCCGCTGCGAGAAGTTCCCCGTCCACGGGGCGGGAGAGCTCTGCGTGGGGCAGAACACCTCCGACCAGAGGGGCACCCCGACCCCTTCCCTCCGGCCGGAGCTCTGGACCAGCCACCCTCACCTGCGAGCCGGAGCCGGGAGCCACTTGGCGGAGAGGAGCGGCCGCTTCACCTGCCCCCGGGGCCTCCAAGTGCCCTCCTACCTCAACTACCACTTTCTGGGGGAGAAGGACTGCGGGGCCCCCTGCGAACCTGGACGCCCTTATGGCTTGATGTACTTTGGCCCCGAGGAGCTCCGCTTTGCCCGCACCTGGGTGGGCATCTGGTCGGTCCTCTGCTGCGCCTCCACCCTCTTCACCGTCCTCACCTACCTGGTGGACATGAAGCGCTTCAGCTACCCGGAGCGGCCCATCATCTTCCTCTCCGGCTGCTATACCGCCGTGGCTGTGGCCTACGTCGCCGGCTTCCTCCTGGAGGAAAAGGCCGTCTGCAACGAGCGCTTCGTCGACGATGGCATTGGCGGCGGCCTGCGGACAGTGGCCCAAGGCACCAAGCGGGAAGGCTGCACCATCCTCTTCATGATGCTCTACTTCTTCGGCATGGCCAGCTCCATCTGGTGggttgttctctccctcacatgGTTCCTGGCGGCCGGCATGAAGTGGGGCCACGAGGCCATCGAGGCCAACTCGCAGTACTTCCACCTGGCCGCCTGGGCCGTGCCAGCCATCAAGACTATCACCATCTTGGCCTTGGGGCAGGTGGATGGCGATGTGCTCAGCGGCGTCTGCTTCGTGGGCATCAACAATGTGGACGCCTTGCGGGGCTTTGTCTTGGCGCCGCTCTTTGTCTACTTGTTCATCGGCACGTCGTTCCTCCTGGCTGGATTTGTCTCCCTCTTCCGGATCAGGACCATCATGAAGCACGACGGGACCAAGACGGAAAAGCTGGAGAAGCTGATGGTGAGGATAGGCATCTTCAGCGTCCTCTACACGGTGCCTGCCACCATCGTCATTGCCTGCTATTTTTATGAGCAAGCCTTTCGGGAACAGTGGGAGCGGAGTTGGTTCGCTCAGAGCTGCAAGAGCTACGCCATCCCTTGCCCCAGTAGCCACCACCATCCGCCCATGAGCCCTGACTTTACGGTCTTCATGATCAAGTATCTCATGACCTTGATTGTAGGCATTACCTCAGGCTTCTGGATCTGGTCTGGGAAAACGCTCAATTCTTGGAGGAAGTTCTATACCAGACTCACCAACAGCAAGCAAGGGGAGACCACAGTGTGA